In Ktedonobacterales bacterium, the following proteins share a genomic window:
- the argS gene encoding arginine--tRNA ligase: protein MIRDIIQEVTTRAARAAQKEGTLPQVELPAFEIERPQYVSHGDFAANLAMKLAGEIKRATGEKANPRQLGEAIAAEARKLAGAEPDFHLVETVEVAGAGFINYRLSPTWLFQQADRVLAEGDHFGEIALGLGERVNLEFVSANPTGQVHVGNGRGAFIGDTLGNVMQAAGYNVTKEYYFNDFGQQIFNLGRSLAHFLAHEIGAPEIPKIENGYYDYYYAELARQFVPDAGRYLALPEAERDAALGSLAATIIMQGIHQTMARLGIQFDVWFSQHSLETSGALQEAIALLRQKGYLYEQDGATWMRSTDFGDDKDRVILRSSGDPTYIAPDVAYIKNKFERGFDRIIWVLGPDHHGYVSRLKAAAGMLGYDPDHAIVLLYGNVTVQGKRIGKRLGNAIPLDDLLDEIGKDVTRFFFLMRSNDQHLDFDMELAREQSEKNPGLYVQYAHARIASIFRKVSERLNLEEQHFAGADMRPLADNPAPQRDAQLALMREMLALEEVIERISLTLEPHHLTKYATDLATAFHTFYHDCRVLQAEDEATRLARLKLSRAAQVALARALHLMGLEAPERMVREAEGEGEEAGAEV from the coding sequence GTGATTCGGGACATCATTCAAGAGGTAACAACGCGGGCCGCCCGGGCAGCGCAGAAGGAAGGAACGCTGCCCCAGGTTGAACTGCCCGCTTTTGAGATAGAACGGCCACAATACGTCAGTCATGGCGATTTTGCCGCCAACCTGGCGATGAAGCTGGCAGGCGAGATCAAGCGGGCCACAGGTGAGAAGGCCAATCCGCGCCAGCTTGGCGAAGCCATTGCCGCAGAGGCCAGAAAGCTGGCCGGAGCAGAACCGGATTTTCATCTGGTCGAAACAGTAGAAGTCGCCGGAGCAGGCTTTATTAACTACCGGCTCAGCCCAACCTGGCTCTTCCAGCAGGCTGATCGTGTGCTGGCAGAAGGCGACCACTTTGGGGAAATCGCTCTGGGGCTGGGTGAGCGCGTGAACCTGGAGTTTGTCAGCGCCAACCCAACTGGACAGGTACATGTGGGCAACGGGCGCGGCGCGTTCATCGGCGACACGCTGGGCAACGTCATGCAGGCCGCTGGCTACAATGTCACCAAGGAATATTACTTTAACGACTTTGGGCAGCAGATTTTCAATCTGGGGCGCTCGCTTGCACACTTCCTGGCTCACGAGATCGGCGCGCCGGAGATTCCCAAGATCGAAAACGGCTACTACGATTACTACTACGCCGAACTCGCCAGACAATTCGTTCCCGACGCCGGGCGCTATCTGGCGCTGCCAGAGGCCGAACGCGACGCCGCGCTCGGCAGCCTGGCGGCAACGATCATCATGCAGGGCATCCACCAGACGATGGCGCGGCTGGGCATCCAGTTCGATGTCTGGTTCAGCCAGCATTCGCTGGAAACCAGCGGCGCGCTTCAGGAAGCCATTGCGCTGCTGCGCCAGAAAGGCTACCTCTATGAGCAGGATGGCGCAACCTGGATGCGCAGCACCGACTTTGGCGATGACAAAGATCGGGTGATCCTCAGGAGCAGCGGCGACCCAACCTATATCGCTCCAGACGTGGCCTATATCAAGAACAAGTTTGAGCGCGGCTTCGACCGGATTATCTGGGTGCTGGGACCGGACCATCACGGCTACGTCTCGCGCCTCAAAGCGGCGGCAGGCATGCTGGGCTACGACCCGGACCACGCCATCGTGCTGCTCTATGGGAACGTGACGGTGCAGGGCAAGCGCATTGGTAAGCGGCTGGGGAACGCGATCCCGCTGGATGACCTGCTCGATGAGATCGGCAAAGATGTGACCCGCTTCTTCTTCCTGATGCGCAGCAACGACCAGCATCTGGATTTTGATATGGAACTGGCGCGCGAACAGTCGGAAAAGAATCCGGGGCTGTATGTGCAGTATGCGCACGCCCGCATCGCCAGCATCTTTCGCAAAGTCAGCGAGCGCCTGAACCTGGAAGAACAGCATTTCGCCGGGGCCGATATGCGCCCCCTGGCGGATAACCCGGCTCCCCAGCGCGACGCGCAACTGGCGCTGATGCGCGAGATGCTAGCCCTGGAAGAAGTGATCGAGCGCATCAGCCTGACGCTGGAGCCGCATCACCTGACGAAGTATGCAACCGATCTGGCAACAGCCTTCCATACTTTCTATCATGACTGTCGCGTCTTGCAGGCCGAAGATGAGGCCACGCGGCTGGCGCGGCTGAAGCTCTCGCGGGCCGCGCAGGTCGCCCTGGCGCGGGCGCTGCATCTGATGGGCCTGGAAGCGCCAGAGCGCATGGTCCGCGAAGCCGAGGGCGAAGGAGAAGAGGCTGGAGCAGAGGTATAA